Genomic window (Mycoplasma leachii PG50):
CTAAAATCTTAGTAGGATCTAGTTCTCTTTGAACTGAAACACTTCTTTTTTTCAATCCACCAGGATGCATTGAATGATGGTAGTAAAATTTATTAGATTCTTTTTTACCAGAAAAAATTGCTTTTTCAGCATTAATTACAATAACGTGATCTCCATTATTAATATGTGGAGTAAAATCAACTTTATGTTTTCCTCTTAAAATAAGAGCAACTTGAGTTGCTAATCTACCCACAGTTTTATTTTCTGCATCAACAATGTATCATTTTTTATTAATGTCTTTTGCAGAAATCATAGTAGTTTGTTTCATTTTTGCTAACTTCCTTTAATTGACTTGTCCGGGGTCTTTAAAGTGTGATAAGCATTAATTTATTATATATAAACTTATAGTGTTTATCAACATAACAACCTAAAATACAAGCAATTAATTATTTTAAATATCATTATCTTTTAAAGTTAAAGTTGCATCAGTTTTATAAATTGAATTAAATCCAACAATTAAAGTAATTAAATAAATTCCACTAACTGCAAAAATTACAACAAAAGGTAGTCAAATTGGAAAAATAATCGGAAGAACTATAAATGAATATAATGATTTAATAGTTGAATCAAAAATAAACCAACCACTAACAAATCCAATTACTAACATATTAGCAATAACTATAAAATACATTCCTAAAATGTTTTCTGTAATATATTTATTTGAATAACCTAAAACTTTTAAAGTAGCAATAAACCTAACATTGTCTGAAATAATTAAAGAAGTAGTTAATAAAATAATTATAAATACAATCATTAATATTGTAATAATTGCTAAAACTAACGTTAACATTACTAAACTAGAAATTTGATCTAGAATTTGTTTTGTAATTTGAATTGGAGTAATAGTTTTAATAACTCCTTGTCCAATTCCATCATAAACAATTTTATTTTCTAAATGTTGTCCATTTAAACTAATAGGATTATAATCAGCAATTTTTGAATAAGTTGAAACTATTGTATCTAAATTACCAATATCATTACTTTTTGAATATTTATAATTAAAAATCGGAAATTGATTATCAAAGATTTGTAAAACTTTTTTAGCTACATTATGATTAGGGTTTTTAGAATCATTAATAAATTGTTCAACAAATTGATCATAACTATAATCAGTTAAAGACTTATTATTTAAATCTAAAGTATTTTTTAAAACTTGTTTTGCTTGAGTTGTTGAAAAAGTCTTATTTCACTGAGGAGCAAAAATATCTCTTCATCAAATTTGTTTATTTTGTTTATAATTTAAAATATTTTGAGCATCATCTTCTTTAATTCAAGCCATGCTTTCATTATAACCATTATGAATACCAACTATTTTAAATTCTTTAGTTTGACTTTTATTTGCAATTTTAAGTTTATTTTCTAAATAACTTTGATAATAACTAGTAATATCTGAAAAATTATTTAAAGACAAATAATTATCATTAGTTTTAACTTTTAAATTATCTGTAGTAATTTGAGATCTTTGAACAAAACTATTAAATTTATTATCTTGTTTCATAGATCAATCACTAGTTTTAAAAACAGTAGTTTTATTATTTTCTACATATTGTAGTTCATTTTGTAAAACATTTAGTGAAATTTTATCATTAGTATTTAAGTTCAATCTTTTTGCTATAGTTTGATTAATGATAATACTATTTTTATCTGAATCAAATAATTTTTTAATTAAATCATTTTTATTTTCATCATATAAATCAATATAATCATGATTGTTTAAAATTCCATAAATTTTAAATGAATGTTTATTATCTAATGTTTTTACATTTAATAAAGTTCCTAGTTGCTCATAATTTTTATTAAAAGGAGCTAAGTTAAATCCTAAAGTGTAATCTTTATTACTATTGTATGAAATCTTTAAGTTTTGTTTTACAAAATAAGGAGCACGTGAATAAGCTGCTTGAATTAAAGCTTGATCATCTCTTTTATAAAACATTATACTAAATCATAAAAATAGTTTTGCAACCAAATCTTTTAAATCATCTAATTTATATTTTTTATTAATAAAATCAGAAGCTGAAATATCTAAAAATTGATCTGATATAGAATTAGATTTATTTCACTTATTATCTAAAATATGATAAAGCCCCAATCTAGATTTACTATCTGTTAGTTTAAACTCTTTTAATATGTTAGCTTTAAAACTATCATTTGATAAACTAGATTTGCTTATTGATAATAAATCAGAATTCAAAATATCTTCATAAGCTTTAGTTTTTAAAGTAATTTGCTCATTTTTAATTTGATTAAACTTATTAATTTTTAAATTTTCATTGTCTTTTAAATCAAAACTATTAACATAGTTTTTATTAATAGCTAAACCAATACTATTAGTATAAGTTGCATAAAATTGTTGTAAATATTTAAATTGATTTAATAATGTTTCAAATTCACTTGATTTTGTTTGTTTTAAATTACTAATTAAATTAATATAATCAGGTCAGTTTTTTAATAAAATAAAGTTTATTGAACTAGGAGAAGCTGATAAACTAGCAATATATTTAAAATATTGTTTTGTTAAAGCAATGTCTTGAGCTTGTAATAATTTCATATTTGCTAAAGCCAAGTTAATTGAATCAACTTCTTGTTTATATTTTAAATCAATATCTAAACTATAATAAGCATTATTAAAAGTTTGATCTAAATAATCTTTAATAATAGTTTCTAAATCATAACTTTGATTTTTACTAGGTAAAGAAGTGGCTAAATAAGAATCGTTGTTTTTAATAATATCATAAGAATTTTTAGATTTGATATCTGGATTAAATACTCTTATAAAAGAAAAAGGATTATTATAAGTTGGTTGGCTATATTCAACAACTTGATTATACTTAACTCCATTATAAGAATAAATCTTGTTATTTTTTAATAAATTTGGTGAAACAAAAGAAATAGTAAATAAAATTGTAGCAATTAAAACAACAAACCCAACTCCAGTTAGTTTAGAACCAGAATCAACTAATAAAGCAGCTCTTAAACGATGATTAAACTTTCTTTTATTAGATAAACTTTTAACTAAACTACCTAGTTTTGTAATTTTTTTAGCACTTCTATTTTCTAATAAATTAATTGCTCCTTTTTTCATAATTAAATAAGCAATTAAAAATGAAATTGCTGAAATAATTAATCACATAAAAATTAAATTATTTAAAAATCCAATTCAATCAAAGCTAAAAACCCCATAATCTAAACTAAAGTAATTAGCAAATTTATTAATAATAATAATTGAAATTAAACAAGATAAAATATATCCTAAAATTCCACCTACAATGCTTGTAAAAAATGGCATCATCACATAATTAAATACCATTTGACGCTTTTTATACCCAATTGCTCTCATTGTTCCTATTTGACCACGAGAATTTAAAATTTGTTTTTTAGTGATTAAAAAAGTAGTATATAAAACAACACTAATAACAGCTAGTAAAACAGCAGCAGAATAAATATTATAAGCACTAATAGTTTTTTTAATAACACTAGTTCTTGAATTAAATCTATAATTTGAATCTTCTAATTTATAAATTCATTTGCTTTGTGTTCTTTTATTAATTAATTCATTAAAATATTGATTCATTCAATCAATAATCTGATCATTTAATTTATGTTCTGTTTTTAATGAATAAAATGATTCTCATTCATTATTTGAACTCACAACTAACTTAGAACTAGTCGAATCATACCTATAAAAACCATCATCTTGTTTAATTAAGCCAAATCTTGATGGATCAACATAAATAATTCCTTCATTTAAACGATTAGGAATTGGTGAATAAGCATTAATTGTTGGAAAAATAAAATCAGCAGAATTTGCAAATCCAACTACTTGGTATCAATCAAAACTACTTGCATATTTAATCTGATAAACACCATTAACATCAGTTAATCCTTGTTTTGTAATTTTATTAATATCATTAAATTGTTCTTGACTAGTTTGTTTATTATTTAATGAATTTACTAATAATTGATCGCCTAAAACATCTTTTTGAAATCTAATAATATCATTAATTTTTATATTATGTTTTTTAGCATAAATTGGATCAATTACAACTTCTTTGTTTGAATTAATATTTCTACCTTTAACAATTACTATTTGATCAACTTTATTATTAGTTAAATATTGTTTTGAAATAGCTTTTAATGTTTGTAAATTATTTAAAGATTTAACTTGTTTAAATTCACGTGATTCAGTTCTTGATCAATCAAATTTAAAATTGTATCTAGAATATAGTTTTTCATTTAAACGATTAATATATTGTTGTTGAGCTTGAATTTGATTATTAGAAGTAATTAAACTAGTTGGTAAATTTTCATATGGATCTAATTTTAAAACTAAATTATGTTGATTAGAATTAGTAATCAAATTATCATATCTATTTAAAACTCTTGAGTTAATTGCTGATATTAAAGACATAATTAAACTCATAATCATTACTAATAAAACTAAACCAAGTAATTGCGATTTATATTTAAAAGAGTTTTTTAAAGAGTTTTTTAAAATAAGACCCAGTCATTTATCTCTTTTTTGATATTTAGTTTTCATAATTATTCCTTTTTAATCTGATTTTTTAATATGATAATTTAAACAGTCGTTCTTTTTTATTATATCAATATAGTAAAAAAACACCATTTTTGTTACAAGTAACAAATTAGGTGATTTATAAAAACATTTATTTAAATTTAATTTGTTGCAAAACTAAACCCTTTGCTTCAATAATAAAAGGTGTTTTTTTACCAATGCCTTGCAACATTTCAATCAAAGTATTAACATTAATTTTATAATTTAAATAAGCATTTAAACAATTTGCAATAATAATTCTTATTTGATATCTAATAAAACCTGTTGCTTTAAATTGAATCACAACTTTATTATTAATTCTTAATACTTTAATATCATCAATAATTCTTTTTGTTTGATAATTATCTCACTCATTTTCTTTTAAACCAGAAAATAATTTAAATTCATGTTCACCAACAAAAAGGTTAAAGATTTCTTGCAATTTTAAAATATCTATTTTTGAGTGTTTTCAAAAATATTCATATCGATTAGTAAAAATATCAAATTTATAATCATTAATATAATAATTATAAATTTTATACTCAACTTCTCTTATATTAAAATCAGAATTTACAAATTTAGCATTTAAAATTCTAATATCTTTAGGTAAAGCTTTATTTATAGCTTTAATAAACTTTTCTAAAATTGGAGTAAAATAAATTATTAATAAAACTTTTTGATCTAAAGCATGAACATTAGCATCAGTTTTGCTAGCTCCAATTGTTTTAAACTCACTAGTTTTAATTACTTTTTTAATAGCTTTATTTAAAACAGTTTGAATACTTATAGAATTAATTTGATTAATTCATCCATGATAATTACTTCCATCATAGCACAAAGTTAATAAAATACCTATTTTCATTTTAATATGTTACTAGTGAATCAATGTGATTAATATGTCAGTTAGTAAATACTCCACTTGGATTCAAACCATAAACCATCATAAAAACAGCAAAACTAATACCTAATACAAATAAAATAAAATCAATTAGTCTTGGTTTAAATTGAACAAATCTAGTTCTTGAAGCGTTTGGATCATAACCTCTAGCATCCATTGCATAAGCTAAATCTTCAGCTTTTTGAAATGATGAAACTAATAAAGGAATAATTAATGAGGTTAAACTCTTAACTTTATCTTTAAATTTTCCATTTTTAATATCAATTCCTCTACTTGCTTGAGCTTTCATAATTCTTCCTGCTTCATCAATTAAAGTTGGAATCATACGTAAAGCAATTGAAATAATCATTGACAAAATATAAACTGGAGCTTTAATTAATCTTAGTGGTGATAGCAAATCTTCAATAGCTAATGTTAATTGTAATGAAGGAGTTGTACCTGTTAAAATACAAGTTAATGTAATCATTAAATAAATTCTCATTCCCATTACTAAAGCACTATATAAAGCTTTTTCACTAAATCAAAAAACTTTTCAATTAAAAAAATATCCAATAGGTTGCAAGTTTTTAATATTTTCTAACTTATCGTTTTGTAAAATATTAACAGCATTAACATCTAATTGTCCAATTAATGAATTACTAGTTTTTGTTCAAAAAATCTTATTAGTATTACTTGTAGTTCATTTTGAAATTTCTTCAATTGTTTGATTTGAAGGGTGAATGAAAAAAAAGTTCATAATTACAATAATTACAAAAATAAAACTAACAGGAACAAATAATCTAATTAACATTTTAAAACTTAATTGACTTAATGCAAAAACACTAATAATAACTACACTAATAATCAAATATCCAGTAAGACCAATAGGAAAAAAAACAGAAACAATTAAAACTATAATCATAAATAGTTTCATTCTAGGATCCATTTTATGAATGACTGAGTTTTTAGGAATATATCTACCAAAAGTAATTCTCATAATTTGGCCTTTCTATTTTAATACTTTAGCTAATTCACTAGCAAATTCTTCAATTGTTCTAATATTTTTGTTTAATAAGTCAATCCCTTTGTTCTTTAATTTATACATTAATTGATAAAGCTTTGGTGGATCTATTTCAATTTTTGTTAATAGTTCAATGTTTGAAAAAATCTCAAATGGTGAACCAATATCAATTACTTTTCCCTCGTGCATAACAATTACTTCATCAGCGATTCTTAGTACTTGATCCATATTATGAGTAACCATAATAATACGTTTTTTATATTCTTTATTTAATCTTTCAAATAAATTAATAAAGTCTTCTTCACCTTTAGGATCTAAACCTCCAGTTGGTTCATCTAAAACAAGTGTGTTACCATCCATAGCAATAATTCCAGCTAAAGCTACACGTCTTTTTTGACCACCAGATAATTCAAAAGGAGAACGTTTAACATAATCTTCAGGTAGTTGAACTAGTTTTAAAAGTTCAGGAACCTTTTTATAGGCTTCTTGCTTATTTTCACCTAAATTAACAGGACCAAAAGCGATATCTTTTTCAATAGTTTCTTGAAATAATTGATATTCAGGAAACTGAAAAACTAAACCTATTTCTTTTCTTAAACGCTTAACTTCTTTAATTTTTTTAATATTTGCAGGAATAGCATAATCACCAACGATTGTTTGTCCAGTTTCAGTAATTATTAGTCCGTTTGTTAATTGGATCATTGTTGATTTACCAGAACCAGTAGTTCCAATTACACAAGTAACTTTATTTTTTTTAAATTTTAAACTAGTATTATTTAAAGCTTTAAATTCAAAAGGAGTTTTTTTTGCATAAGTATATGAAACATTATCTAAAATAATATCTTTTGAAAAATCCATTTTTTGTTGCTTTTGATTTTTATTATTTATTTTTTGCATATTTGTTCTACCAGCTCATCTATATTTTGTGTACTTGCAATTTTAATTCCTTTTTTTTCTAACTCTTCTCTAACCAAACCAACAAAAGGCACATCTAATTGAATATTTCTTAAAAATTCTTTATCTTCAACTATATCTAATGGTTTAGCAACTCTAACTAGTTTTCCATGATCTAAAACAATTACTTTATCAGCATTTAAAATTTCATCCATATCATGAGTAATTGAAAGAATAGTTTTAGTTCTAGTTTCTCTTAATTGAACCATAATTTCTTTAATTTCTCTTTTTCCTTTTGGATCTAACATACTAGTAGCTTCATCAAAAATCATAATATCTGGATCTAAAGCCAAAGTTGAAGCAATTGCCACTCTTTGTTTTTGACCACCACTTAAATTTAGTGGCTCTTTTTTTAAAGCTCACTCCATACCAACTTTTTTTGCTGAATCTAAAATAATATCTGGCATTTTTTTAGGATCTACTCTTTTATTTTCTAATCCAAATGCAATATCAGCTTCAACAGTTGAACCAATAAATTGATTGTCAGGATTTTGAAAAACAATCCCTAAAAATTTTCTAGCCTGTTCAATGTTATGATCATGAACAATATTTCCAAAAATTCTAATTTCACCTTGTTGAGCATTTAAAACACCAATTAAAATTTTAGAAATAGTTGATTTTCCAGAACCATTATGACCAATAATAGTTACATACTCACCTTGGTTAATAGTAAATGAAACATCATCTATTGCATTAGGAAATTCAGGTCCATACTTAAAAGATAAATTTTTTATTTCAATAGCAATATCATTAAGTTTTTTAAGTTTAATACTTTTACCTTGACCATTAATAGCTTCTTTAAATTGTATTAACATACTTTTAGCATTCTCAACTTCAAGTTGGGCTTTTTTAATATCGTCTTGATTATTAGATGATTTAATTTTTTTATACATACTCTCAGCTAGTTTGATATTTTGTTTAAAAAGCTTAGTAGTTGCTATTATTTTATTAATTTCAATTTTTGTATTTTTTCTTTGAATTTTAATATTTTGTTTTTTTGATTTATCAATATTATCTTGACGAATTAAATTCAAATATTGGTTATTTAAATCGTTTAATTTAACAAAATAATTATTAAGAGAAATAATAGTTGCTTCTAGATCATCTTGAGATATTTTTTTAGAATTAAATTCTTCAAATATTGCTAAATTATCCATTTAAAAGCCCCGATTCTATTTGTTCATTATAATAATTATAAATTAAAAAGTATCTAAAAAAATAATAGAAATAAAAAAATAAGGTACAAAAAGACCTTATAATTTTGAGACTAGATTAATTTAATAATAACCATAGGTGCATTATCACCTTTACGGTTATCTAATTTTAAAATACTTGTGTAACCACCATTTCGATTTTCATATTTTTTTGCTAATTTATTAAACAATTTTTGTAATGCTGTTTCTTTTTTATCAGCGTCAATATCTCTTAATCAACTAGCAGCTTGACGTCTTGAATGTAAATCACCACGTTTAGCTAATGTAATCATATGATCAAAATGTCTTCTTAATTTTTTTGCTCTTGTTTGAGTAACTTCTAAACTTTCATTAATGATTAATTCAGTAGTTAAATTACGCATTAAAGCAGTTCTTCAAGCAGTATTTTGGCCACGTTTTTGAATGTATGACATAAGTTTTTACCTCCTATAATTATGATTGTCTAAATGCTAATCCTAATGAAGCAACTTTATCTTTAATTTCTTTTAATGATTTACGTCCTAGATTTCTTATTGAACCTATTTCGTCTTCATTTTTAGTAACTAATTCTCTTAATGTATTTATTCCAGCACGTTTTAAACAATTTAAACTTCTTTGTGTAAAATCTAATTCTTCAACTGTTCTATCTAATTCTTTATCATCAGTTTGATTTACACCAATAACTTCTAATACACTGATTTCGCGATTTAGATCAATAAAGAATTCTAGATGAGCAACTAAAATTTTAGAAGCAATACTAATTGCATCAATTGCAGTAATTGAACCATCAGTTGTAACTTCTAATTCTAATTTTTCAAGATCAATAGCTCTTCCAATTTTTGCTGAATCTACACTATATGCAACTTTAATAATTGGTGAGTAGTTTGAATCAATTGTAATCATTCCTGGTTCAATATTTTTTTCATTTTTATTATCTTTAAAAGTCTTATAACCACGTGAATTTTTAGCATATAAAACTAAATCTAAAATTCCACCCTCACTAATAGTTGCTATTAATAAATCTTGATTTAAAACTTCTACACCAGCTGGTAATTCTAAATCACCAGCATATACAGGACCTTGAATATCAGAGCGAATTTTTAATTGTACAACTTCATCATCACCATATATAGAAGTATCAATTCTTAAAACTAATTGTTTAATATTTAAAATAATTTTAGTAACATTTTCAATAATTCCTGGAATTGAAGTAAATTCATGAGTTGCCCCAGCAATTTTTATCGCATAAACACTTGCTCCGGGAGTTGCTGCTAATAAAGTTCTTCTAATCGCATTACCTAAAGTTATACCAAATCCTCTTTCTAGAGGCGATACACTAAATTTTCCGTAATTTTTATCTTGTCCTTCTTTTAAAAGAATAAATTCTGGTCTCACAAATTGTTTCATAAATTAACCTCTTGGGCGTTTTCTTGGACGCACTCCGTTATGTGGAATTGGTGTTGTGTCTTTAATTGATGTAATTTCTAAACCAGCCATTTGTAATGCTCTAATTGCAGCATCACGTCCTGGGCCTGGGCCTTTAACTTCAACAGATACAGTTTTAACACCGTTATCCATAGCACCTTTAGCTGCTGCTTCTGAAATTAATTGAGCTGCATAAGGTGTAGATTTTTTAGAACCTTTAAATCCTATTGCTCCTGCACTAGATCAAGAAAGAACATTTCCTTTTTCATCACTAACTGTAACAATTGTGTTGTTAAAAGTAGAATGAATATGCGCAATACCTTTAGGAATATTTTTTTTAATTTTTTTCTTAGCTTGTGATTTTGGATTTGCCATGATTATTTTCCCTTCTTTCTACTTTCTATTTTTTCTTATTAGCTACAGTTTTTCTTGGACCTTTAACAGTTCTTGCATTAGTTTTTGAAGATTGTCCTCTAACAGGTAAACCTTTACGGTGTCTTAGTCCTCTGTAACTTCCAATTTCCATTAAACGTTTAATGTTTAATGATACTTCTCTACGTAATTCACCTTCAGTTTTGTATTTTGAAATTTCAATAGAGATATTTTTGATTTGTTCTTCTGTTAAATCTTTTACTCTGATATCTTCAGAAATGTTTAAAGTTTTTAAAACACTTTGAGCAGTTGGTAGCCCTATTCCATAAATATAAGTTAAAGAAACAACAACTCTTTTATTATTTGGGATTTCTACTCCACTAATACGAGCCATATTCTAGGGTATCCTTTCTAATTTATTAATTAAACAATTATCCTTGTCTTTGTTTGTGTTTTGGTGTAACACAAATGATCATTACACGGCCTTTACGTCTAATTACACGGCATTTGTCACAAATTTGCTTGACTGATGATCTAACTTTCATCTTTAAAACCTCCGTATTTTTTAAAATAAAACAATAATCATTTAAATGACTTCAATTGTTTTAAAATAATTACTTACCAATTTTTCTATAAGTAATTCTTCCACGTGTCATATCATATGGTGAAATTACAATAGTTACTTTATCTCCAGGTAAAATGCGGATGTAATGCATGCGGATTTTACCTGACACGTGGGCATTAATAACTACACCATTTTCTAATTTCACTTTAAATTGGGCATTAGGCAATACTTCAACAACAGTGCCTTCAAATTCCATTTCTGTTTCTTTAGCCATCGATAATGCACCTATCTTTCTGTTTTAGTTAGTACTTCACAACCATCTTTTGTAATTAAAATTGTATGTTCAAAATGAGCTGTTGTACTATGATCAGCTGAATACACTGTTCATTTATCATCTGCAATTTTAGTTTTATAAGTACCTATTTGAACCATTGGTTCAATACAAATAACCATACCTTCTTGCAATCTAATTCCTGTATTTGGTATTCCATAATTTGGAATATAAGGATCTTCATGCAAAGCTAAACCAATTCCATGACCAGTATAATCTCTAGGAACACTAAAATTAAACGATTCAACATAATTTTGAATAATCGAACCAATTGTTCCAACTCTTATTCCTGGTTTTAATTCAGCTATTGCTAATTCTAGTGCCTGTTCAGTGACCCTTATAAGTATATCATTTTTTTTATTTTTTGCAATTCCACAAACCATAGTAAAAGCACTATCTGCATGTCATTTTTGATACATGCAACCAGCATCAATACTTACAACATCTCCATCAAGTAATACTCGATCTCTTGGAATACCATGAATCAGTTGATCATTAATTGAAATGCAAATAGTTTTTGGAAATCCTTGATAATTTTTAAAATTAGATTCACATCCGTTTTGTTTAATAAATTCTTCAAAAGCTTTATCTAGATCTAAACAATTAACACCAGGCTTAATCATTGATTTTAACAAATTTAAACCTTTTGCTAAAACTTGGCCTGCTATTTTCATCTTTTGAATTTGTTCTTGATTTTTAATTGTTATCATTAAATTTTTAATTCTCCTTTAATTTGATTAAAAACTTGTTCTGCTGATAAATTATCTGCTTTAATTTCAATAAATTTAGAATTAGTTTTAAAATAATCAATTAAAGGTAAAGTTTGTTCTTTATAAGTTTGTAGTCTTATTTTAACTTTATCTAAACTATCATCACTTCTTTTAACTAATTTAGTATTATCAAAATCACAAAGACCTTCTTGTTTTGGTTTTCTAGTTTCTAAATTAAAACTAGCCTTACATAATGGGCAAACTAATCTATTTGTAATTCTTTTAATTAAAATTTGTTCATTTACATCTATATAAAATACATAATCAATTTTTTTATTATATAAATCTAACATTTTTTCTAATGATTTAGCTTGTTCTAAAGTTCTTGGATATCCATCAAATATCAACTTGTCATTATTATATTGTAAAAATTGATTAACAATTTGATTAACAATTTGATCTGGAACATATTTACCAGCATTCATATATTCTTGACACTTTAAACCCAATGTAGTGTTTAATGAAATCTCTTTTCTCATTAAATCACCAGTTGACACTTGAATAAAATTTAATTTATTGACTAATTGTTCTGCTTGTGTTCCTTTCCCACAACCAGGTGCTCCTAATAACATAATGTTCATATATAAAATTCCTTTTTAATAGCACTATAAATGTATTTTATAATAATCTATATTCTAAACAAAATAAGATAATAAAATACTTTAGTTTATATAAAATAACAATAAAGTAAAAAAGGCATATTGCCTTTTTATCAAATATGAGATGTTTTATTCTTATTAATATTATTAGTGAATTTTTCTTTTTTCTTCTCAATAAAGTTTTGCTGAATAATTCTTCCTTTTAATTGTTGAACAGTTTGAATAGCAACTGAAATACAAATAATTAATCCAGTTCCACCAATCGCAAGATTTGATGGAAGTTGAGTTAATTTTGAAATTACATAAGGTAATAGTGCAATTATTGCTAAAAATACTGACCCAACAACTGATAACCTATTAATAATACCAGTTAAATATTTTGTAGTATCTTTTCCTGGTTTAATACCTGGAATAAATGTTCCAGATTTTTGGAAGTTTTCAGCAATTTTTTCTGGGTTAATTTGCACTTGAGAATATAAAAATGTAAATAAAACGATTAGGATTCCAAATATTGAAATACCTCACCAAGTATTAAATGATAAATAATCTCTTGTAAATATAACAAATCCACTATCTGGGTTAACTGCTTCTATAATTTGAGAAATTGTAATTGGAGTTGAGATAATTGCTGATGCAAAAATAACAGGA
Coding sequences:
- a CDS encoding ABC transporter permease, with amino-acid sequence MKTKYQKRDKWLGLILKNSLKNSFKYKSQLLGLVLLVMIMSLIMSLISAINSRVLNRYDNLITNSNQHNLVLKLDPYENLPTSLITSNNQIQAQQQYINRLNEKLYSRYNFKFDWSRTESREFKQVKSLNNLQTLKAISKQYLTNNKVDQIVIVKGRNINSNKEVVIDPIYAKKHNIKINDIIRFQKDVLGDQLLVNSLNNKQTSQEQFNDINKITKQGLTDVNGVYQIKYASSFDWYQVVGFANSADFIFPTINAYSPIPNRLNEGIIYVDPSRFGLIKQDDGFYRYDSTSSKLVVSSNNEWESFYSLKTEHKLNDQIIDWMNQYFNELINKRTQSKWIYKLEDSNYRFNSRTSVIKKTISAYNIYSAAVLLAVISVVLYTTFLITKKQILNSRGQIGTMRAIGYKKRQMVFNYVMMPFFTSIVGGILGYILSCLISIIIINKFANYFSLDYGVFSFDWIGFLNNLIFMWLIISAISFLIAYLIMKKGAINLLENRSAKKITKLGSLVKSLSNKRKFNHRLRAALLVDSGSKLTGVGFVVLIATILFTISFVSPNLLKNNKIYSYNGVKYNQVVEYSQPTYNNPFSFIRVFNPDIKSKNSYDIIKNNDSYLATSLPSKNQSYDLETIIKDYLDQTFNNAYYSLDIDLKYKQEVDSINLALANMKLLQAQDIALTKQYFKYIASLSASPSSINFILLKNWPDYINLISNLKQTKSSEFETLLNQFKYLQQFYATYTNSIGLAINKNYVNSFDLKDNENLKINKFNQIKNEQITLKTKAYEDILNSDLLSISKSSLSNDSFKANILKEFKLTDSKSRLGLYHILDNKWNKSNSISDQFLDISASDFINKKYKLDDLKDLVAKLFLWFSIMFYKRDDQALIQAAYSRAPYFVKQNLKISYNSNKDYTLGFNLAPFNKNYEQLGTLLNVKTLDNKHSFKIYGILNNHDYIDLYDENKNDLIKKLFDSDKNSIIINQTIAKRLNLNTNDKISLNVLQNELQYVENNKTTVFKTSDWSMKQDNKFNSFVQRSQITTDNLKVKTNDNYLSLNNFSDITSYYQSYLENKLKIANKSQTKEFKIVGIHNGYNESMAWIKEDDAQNILNYKQNKQIWWRDIFAPQWNKTFSTTQAKQVLKNTLDLNNKSLTDYSYDQFVEQFINDSKNPNHNVAKKVLQIFDNQFPIFNYKYSKSNDIGNLDTIVSTYSKIADYNPISLNGQHLENKIVYDGIGQGVIKTITPIQITKQILDQISSLVMLTLVLAIITILMIVFIIILLTTSLIISDNVRFIATLKVLGYSNKYITENILGMYFIVIANMLVIGFVSGWFIFDSTIKSLYSFIVLPIIFPIWLPFVVIFAVSGIYLITLIVGFNSIYKTDATLTLKDNDI
- the rplM gene encoding 50S ribosomal protein L13, which translates into the protein MKQTTMISAKDINKKWYIVDAENKTVGRLATQVALILRGKHKVDFTPHINNGDHVIVINAEKAIFSGKKESNKFYYHHSMHPGGLKKRSVSVQRELDPTKILERAIRLMLPKNVQGSNQYRALHVFKGSEHPYAAQKPEVLEISTKKGDVK
- a CDS encoding energy-coupling factor transporter ATPase gives rise to the protein MQKINNKNQKQQKMDFSKDIILDNVSYTYAKKTPFEFKALNNTSLKFKKNKVTCVIGTTGSGKSTMIQLTNGLIITETGQTIVGDYAIPANIKKIKEVKRLRKEIGLVFQFPEYQLFQETIEKDIAFGPVNLGENKQEAYKKVPELLKLVQLPEDYVKRSPFELSGGQKRRVALAGIIAMDGNTLVLDEPTGGLDPKGEEDFINLFERLNKEYKKRIIMVTHNMDQVLRIADEVIVMHEGKVIDIGSPFEIFSNIELLTKIEIDPPKLYQLMYKLKNKGIDLLNKNIRTIEEFASELAKVLK
- a CDS encoding energy-coupling factor transporter transmembrane component T family protein → MRITFGRYIPKNSVIHKMDPRMKLFMIIVLIVSVFFPIGLTGYLIISVVIISVFALSQLSFKMLIRLFVPVSFIFVIIVIMNFFFIHPSNQTIEEISKWTTSNTNKIFWTKTSNSLIGQLDVNAVNILQNDKLENIKNLQPIGYFFNWKVFWFSEKALYSALVMGMRIYLMITLTCILTGTTPSLQLTLAIEDLLSPLRLIKAPVYILSMIISIALRMIPTLIDEAGRIMKAQASRGIDIKNGKFKDKVKSLTSLIIPLLVSSFQKAEDLAYAMDARGYDPNASRTRFVQFKPRLIDFILFVLGISFAVFMMVYGLNPSGVFTNWHINHIDSLVTY
- a CDS encoding tRNA pseudouridine synthase A, coding for MKIGILLTLCYDGSNYHGWINQINSISIQTVLNKAIKKVIKTSEFKTIGASKTDANVHALDQKVLLIIYFTPILEKFIKAINKALPKDIRILNAKFVNSDFNIREVEYKIYNYYINDYKFDIFTNRYEYFWKHSKIDILKLQEIFNLFVGEHEFKLFSGLKENEWDNYQTKRIIDDIKVLRINNKVVIQFKATGFIRYQIRIIIANCLNAYLNYKINVNTLIEMLQGIGKKTPFIIEAKGLVLQQIKFK